Proteins encoded by one window of Verrucomicrobiota bacterium JB022:
- a CDS encoding 5'-3' exonuclease H3TH domain-containing protein codes for MKFALIDGYNLAFRAFYGLPELTRADGFPTGALHGWVRTLWWVDDNVGADRLVVFFDLGEPTRHTTLQADYKAQRTETPAPLKQQIPYIKQWTRGMGYLGVEKDGVEADDLIASYCKHLTAEGHEVVIVSADKDLTQLVNNEVMQWMPPPTANPRLGWRQMDEAAVEAKFGVPPKMIPDYLALVGDTSDNIPGIAGVGPKTAAKWLLQYKSVEGVIQHCGELNPKRFQGLVHAGQNDLRRNLQMTTLDCTQPIEPLGEGHPDADLVINLLTEMGMTRSADEAVKRFAKRQG; via the coding sequence ATGAAATTTGCGCTCATCGACGGCTACAACCTCGCCTTTCGTGCCTTCTACGGCTTGCCGGAACTGACCCGGGCCGACGGCTTTCCGACGGGGGCCCTGCATGGCTGGGTGCGCACGCTCTGGTGGGTCGATGACAATGTGGGGGCCGACCGCCTCGTCGTGTTCTTCGACTTGGGTGAGCCGACCCGCCACACCACGCTGCAGGCCGATTACAAGGCGCAGCGCACCGAGACGCCTGCCCCGTTGAAGCAGCAGATCCCTTACATCAAGCAGTGGACGCGCGGCATGGGCTACCTCGGGGTAGAGAAGGACGGCGTGGAGGCCGACGACCTGATCGCCAGCTACTGCAAGCACCTGACTGCCGAGGGCCACGAAGTCGTAATCGTGAGCGCCGACAAGGACCTGACGCAGCTCGTCAACAACGAGGTGATGCAGTGGATGCCGCCGCCCACCGCCAACCCCCGTCTCGGCTGGCGCCAGATGGATGAGGCGGCCGTCGAGGCCAAGTTTGGCGTGCCGCCCAAGATGATCCCGGACTACCTGGCGCTGGTCGGCGACACCTCCGACAACATCCCGGGCATCGCCGGCGTGGGGCCCAAGACCGCCGCCAAGTGGCTGCTGCAATACAAGTCCGTCGAGGGCGTGATCCAGCATTGCGGCGAGCTGAACCCCAAGCGCTTCCAGGGGCTCGTGCACGCCGGGCAAAACGACCTGCGCCGCAACCTGCAGATGACCACGCTCGACTGCACTCAGCCGATCGAGCCGCTGGGCGAAGGCCACCCGGATGCCGACCTCGTGATCAACCTCCTGACCGAGATGGGGATGACGCGCAGCGCCGACGAAGCGGTCAAACGCTTTGCGAAGCGCCAAGGCTAA
- a CDS encoding ClbS/DfsB family four-helix bundle protein: MAIPAKKEELVVAIQTHFNRLLPELDALAEPEALVRSMEGHAKDTRMSPADLVAYLLGWHELVLKWLAQTKAGQPPDLPETGYQWNELGRLAQKFYRDYASVPYGQRIERLRTTQRQILDEVNQLSNQELYGEAWYRQWTLGRMIQLNTSSPYQNARARLRKWKKRPTPDYERSISACLLPRQVP, encoded by the coding sequence ATGGCCATCCCTGCCAAAAAGGAGGAACTAGTCGTGGCGATCCAGACGCATTTCAACCGGCTGCTGCCGGAGCTGGACGCGCTAGCCGAGCCCGAGGCGCTGGTGCGCTCGATGGAAGGGCACGCCAAGGATACCCGCATGAGCCCGGCAGATCTCGTAGCCTACCTGCTGGGGTGGCATGAGCTGGTGCTGAAATGGCTCGCGCAAACGAAAGCGGGGCAGCCCCCAGATCTCCCTGAAACCGGATACCAGTGGAATGAACTGGGCCGTCTCGCACAGAAGTTTTACCGGGACTATGCTTCCGTGCCCTACGGTCAACGGATCGAGCGACTGCGGACGACCCAGCGGCAGATCCTCGACGAGGTAAACCAGCTCAGCAATCAGGAGCTATATGGCGAAGCGTGGTACCGCCAATGGACACTCGGTCGCATGATCCAGCTCAACACATCTTCACCTTACCAGAACGCTCGGGCCCGGCTGCGAAAGTGGAAGAAACGACCCACCCCAGACTACGAGAGGAGCATCTCAGCCTGCCTCCTGCCGCGCCAAGTGCCGTAG
- the rpsA gene encoding 30S ribosomal protein S1, whose protein sequence is MASSVMEELLAQSQFTQLTEGQIIKGTVTEIREHDVVLDIGAKAEGIVPAHEFEDVGELQIGEEIEVFLERLEDRDGNPVVSYDKAQQKKNWENILAKCDEGSVISGRVKGKVKGGLVVNIGVDAFLPASQIDIQPPKNLEQYLGQTYDFKVLKINTERRNIVVSRRELIEEQRLEKRRKLLAEIKPGDVRPGTVKNITDYGAFIDLDGLDGLLHITDMSWGRISHPSEMLKVGEEVKVMIIEVDRDRERVSLGLKQTTENPWEGIENRYPVNAKVRGRVVNLVNYGAFVELEEGVEGLVHVTEMSWVKRINKPSELLKVGDEIEAVVLGINKEEQKISLSLRQLEPNPWDMVRHNYPVGARVRGKVRNLTSYGAFVELEEGIDGMVHVSDMSWTRKINHPSEMVKKGDEIDAIVLDVDAQNQRISLGMKQLATDPWDEIDTYFKIGDLVKGTVSKITSYGAFVELKEGIDGLVHISQISEDRVEKVKDYLKVADQIEARVIKIDRDERRIGLSIKAAGYDEAQVRAESQAFSSISGDELTSLGDILDEATR, encoded by the coding sequence ATGGCATCCTCCGTAATGGAAGAACTGCTGGCCCAGAGTCAGTTCACGCAACTGACTGAAGGCCAGATCATCAAGGGAACGGTCACCGAAATCCGCGAACACGACGTCGTGCTCGACATCGGCGCCAAGGCGGAAGGCATCGTCCCGGCCCACGAATTCGAAGACGTGGGCGAGCTGCAGATCGGCGAAGAAATCGAGGTATTCCTCGAGCGCCTGGAAGACCGCGACGGTAACCCCGTGGTCAGCTACGACAAGGCGCAGCAAAAGAAGAACTGGGAGAACATCCTCGCCAAGTGCGACGAAGGCAGCGTGATCAGCGGCCGCGTCAAGGGCAAGGTCAAGGGCGGTCTCGTCGTCAATATCGGCGTCGACGCTTTCCTCCCGGCTTCGCAGATCGACATCCAGCCCCCGAAGAACCTCGAACAGTACCTCGGGCAAACTTATGACTTTAAGGTCCTCAAGATCAACACGGAGCGCCGCAATATCGTGGTCAGCCGCCGTGAGCTGATCGAAGAGCAACGCCTCGAAAAGCGCCGCAAGCTCCTGGCCGAAATCAAGCCGGGCGACGTCCGCCCGGGCACGGTCAAGAACATCACCGACTACGGTGCCTTCATCGACCTCGACGGCCTCGACGGCCTCCTGCACATCACCGACATGAGCTGGGGCCGCATCAGCCACCCGAGCGAAATGCTGAAGGTGGGCGAAGAGGTCAAGGTGATGATCATCGAAGTCGACCGCGACCGCGAGCGCGTTTCCCTGGGCCTCAAGCAAACCACGGAAAACCCGTGGGAAGGCATCGAGAACCGCTACCCGGTCAACGCCAAGGTGCGCGGCCGCGTCGTCAACCTCGTCAACTACGGCGCCTTTGTGGAGCTGGAAGAAGGCGTGGAAGGCCTCGTGCACGTCACCGAGATGTCCTGGGTCAAGCGCATCAACAAGCCCAGCGAGCTCCTCAAGGTGGGCGACGAGATCGAAGCGGTGGTGCTCGGCATCAACAAGGAAGAGCAGAAGATCTCCCTCTCCCTCCGCCAGCTCGAGCCCAACCCGTGGGATATGGTCCGCCACAACTACCCGGTGGGCGCCCGCGTCCGCGGCAAGGTGCGCAACCTCACCTCCTACGGCGCGTTCGTGGAGCTGGAAGAAGGCATCGACGGTATGGTCCACGTGTCCGACATGAGCTGGACGCGCAAGATCAACCACCCCAGCGAAATGGTGAAGAAGGGCGACGAGATCGACGCGATCGTGCTCGACGTCGACGCCCAGAACCAGCGCATCAGCCTCGGCATGAAGCAACTGGCCACCGACCCGTGGGACGAGATCGACACCTACTTCAAGATCGGCGACCTCGTGAAGGGCACCGTCTCCAAGATCACCTCCTACGGCGCCTTCGTGGAGCTGAAGGAAGGTATCGACGGCCTGGTGCACATCAGCCAGATCAGCGAAGACCGCGTCGAAAAGGTGAAGGACTACCTCAAGGTGGCCGACCAGATCGAAGCGCGCGTGATCAAGATCGACCGCGACGAGCGCCGTATCGGCCTCTCGATCAAGGCAGCCGGCTACGACGAAGCGCAAGTGCGCGCCGAGAGCCAGGCCTTCTCCTCGATCTCCGGCGACGAGCTCACCAGCCTCGGCGACATCCTCGACGAAGCCACCCGCTAG
- a CDS encoding RNA polymerase sigma-70 factor, with protein sequence MIEAFDTHRSLMFGIAYRMLGRVSEAEDVLQEVWLRWQKQDPAQVRSAKAWLVSATTRRCIDQLRSARREREQYYGVWLPEPLMPRDDADGGQAAELADSLTVAFMMLLESLGPEARAVFLLREVFGYDYPEVAGIVGKSEAACRQSVRRAKAQLQGRPQTVSEPTELARRLVEEFLAAVNTGEVEPVLSLLSEDSHLYSDGGGRVKAAGLPILGADRVSRFMLGVWPRFGALLERRRVDINGAPGLLMSLDGQVHYAISFEVARGRIQNIYISCNPEKLRHLARQEAG encoded by the coding sequence GTGATAGAAGCCTTCGATACCCACCGCTCGCTCATGTTCGGGATCGCCTACCGGATGCTCGGGCGCGTTTCCGAAGCCGAAGACGTCTTGCAGGAAGTCTGGCTGCGCTGGCAAAAGCAGGACCCCGCGCAAGTGCGTTCGGCCAAGGCTTGGCTGGTCTCGGCCACCACCCGCCGCTGCATCGACCAGCTCCGCTCGGCGCGGCGAGAGCGCGAGCAATACTACGGCGTGTGGCTGCCCGAGCCGCTGATGCCGCGCGATGATGCCGACGGGGGGCAAGCGGCGGAATTGGCCGACTCGCTCACCGTCGCCTTCATGATGCTGCTGGAATCGCTGGGGCCGGAGGCGCGGGCCGTCTTCCTCCTGCGCGAGGTCTTCGGCTACGACTATCCCGAGGTGGCGGGCATCGTGGGCAAGAGCGAAGCGGCGTGTCGGCAGAGCGTGCGCCGGGCCAAGGCCCAGCTCCAAGGGCGTCCGCAGACCGTCTCGGAGCCGACCGAGCTGGCGCGGCGGCTGGTTGAGGAATTTCTGGCCGCCGTCAACACGGGTGAAGTAGAGCCGGTGCTCTCGCTCCTGAGCGAAGACAGCCATCTCTACAGCGATGGGGGAGGGCGCGTAAAGGCCGCCGGGCTGCCAATCCTGGGGGCCGACCGCGTCAGCCGCTTCATGCTGGGCGTGTGGCCGCGCTTTGGGGCGCTGTTGGAGCGCCGTCGGGTCGACATCAATGGCGCGCCGGGCCTGTTGATGAGCCTCGATGGTCAGGTGCACTACGCCATTTCGTTTGAGGTCGCCCGCGGACGGATCCAGAACATCTACATCAGCTGCAACCCTGAGAAACTACGGCACTTGGCGCGGCAGGAGGCAGGCTGA
- a CDS encoding NAD(P)H-binding protein, with protein sequence MNTHTHSKQLTPGAKVLVVGGTGLIGAKLVASLRQSGYDAVAASPSRGVNAVTGEGLAEAIRGTQVVVDVSNAPSFEDQAVFDFFSGSTRNLVAAARDAGVQHYIALSIVGTDRLLASGYFRAKLEQERQIAASGIPYTIVRATQFFEFVDSIAYVATQGQVVRASSVQMQPILADDVVALLVEDAASAPQNRIVDIAGPEVIRQDAFLGQFLTATEDARRLVVDPDAGYFGIPVEDDSLVPLGEARLGQARFGDWLAARTQKVTA encoded by the coding sequence ATGAACACCCACACCCATTCCAAGCAACTTACGCCCGGCGCCAAAGTCCTCGTGGTCGGCGGCACCGGCCTCATTGGCGCCAAGCTGGTCGCCAGCCTGCGCCAGAGCGGTTACGACGCCGTGGCCGCTTCGCCTTCGCGGGGCGTCAACGCGGTGACGGGCGAGGGCCTCGCCGAAGCCATCCGGGGCACGCAAGTCGTCGTGGATGTCTCCAATGCGCCTTCGTTCGAGGACCAGGCGGTCTTCGACTTTTTCTCGGGTTCGACCCGGAACCTCGTGGCGGCGGCCCGCGATGCCGGGGTGCAGCATTACATCGCCCTGTCGATCGTCGGGACCGACCGGCTGCTCGCCAGTGGCTACTTCCGCGCCAAGCTCGAGCAGGAGCGCCAGATCGCAGCCAGCGGCATCCCCTACACGATTGTGCGGGCGACGCAGTTCTTCGAGTTTGTGGACTCCATCGCCTATGTCGCCACCCAAGGGCAAGTGGTGCGGGCTTCGAGCGTGCAGATGCAGCCCATTCTCGCCGACGATGTGGTGGCGCTGCTGGTGGAAGATGCGGCTTCCGCCCCGCAGAACCGCATCGTCGACATCGCCGGCCCGGAGGTGATTCGGCAGGACGCCTTCCTCGGCCAGTTCCTCACCGCAACCGAAGACGCGCGCCGACTGGTGGTGGACCCGGACGCGGGCTACTTCGGCATCCCGGTAGAAGACGACAGCCTGGTGCCGCTCGGTGAAGCGCGACTGGGGCAGGCCCGCTTCGGCGACTGGCTGGCGGCGCGCACGCAAAAGGTGACCGCGTAA
- a CDS encoding response regulator transcription factor translates to MAKSKPLILVVEDDKQIAQMISEQLEAADMITQVYHRANGVLRFLQNNFANLLLLDVRLPDQSGFTLVEELRQQNITVPIIFLTADDSEIYKVKGLEIGADDYITKPFSFPELIARIHAVLRRAETAYDHHVTRNATISQQPFGFCGSTVNPARMEISFPDDAIEKIGRKELGIITYLHQNPNAVITRRSLIHSVWGIHADVRSRSLDQYIVKIRNNFAAHGLDLEAFKTIHGVGYIYNKPIEELELDGKATASRDDKAAPMGTHEPKH, encoded by the coding sequence ATGGCTAAATCCAAGCCATTGATCCTCGTAGTCGAGGACGACAAGCAAATCGCCCAGATGATCTCGGAGCAGCTGGAGGCTGCCGACATGATCACCCAAGTATACCACCGGGCAAATGGCGTCCTGCGCTTCCTGCAAAACAACTTCGCCAATCTCCTGCTGCTCGATGTGCGCCTGCCCGACCAGAGTGGCTTCACCCTCGTCGAAGAGCTGCGCCAGCAGAACATCACCGTGCCGATCATCTTTCTGACGGCCGACGACAGCGAGATCTACAAGGTGAAGGGCCTCGAAATCGGCGCCGACGACTACATCACCAAGCCCTTCAGCTTCCCGGAGCTGATCGCACGCATCCACGCGGTGCTGCGCCGGGCGGAAACGGCCTACGACCACCACGTCACCCGCAACGCCACGATCTCGCAACAGCCCTTCGGCTTCTGCGGCTCCACCGTCAACCCGGCGCGCATGGAGATCAGCTTCCCCGACGATGCAATCGAGAAGATCGGCCGCAAGGAGCTCGGCATCATCACCTACCTGCATCAGAACCCGAACGCGGTCATCACCCGCCGGAGCCTGATCCACAGCGTATGGGGCATCCATGCCGACGTGCGCAGCCGCAGCCTCGACCAGTACATCGTCAAGATCCGCAACAATTTCGCCGCCCACGGCCTCGACCTCGAAGCGTTCAAGACCATCCACGGCGTCGGCTACATCTACAACAAGCCGATTGAAGAGCTGGAGCTGGACGGCAAGGCAACCGCCTCGCGTGACGACAAGGCTGCCCCCATGGGCACCCACGAGCCGAAGCACTAG
- a CDS encoding phosphoribosyl-ATP diphosphatase, whose translation MKTFEELFAELKAKAERNDPNSGTVKELQKGSHFIGKKILEEAGEVWMASQHEGRERTAEEISQLFYHAQVMMIAQGLELEDVYRHL comes from the coding sequence ATGAAGACCTTTGAAGAACTCTTTGCCGAGCTGAAGGCCAAGGCGGAACGCAACGACCCCAATTCCGGGACCGTGAAGGAACTGCAGAAGGGCAGCCACTTCATCGGCAAGAAGATCCTCGAAGAAGCGGGCGAGGTGTGGATGGCTTCTCAGCACGAGGGCCGCGAGCGCACGGCGGAGGAGATCAGCCAGTTGTTTTACCACGCCCAGGTGATGATGATCGCCCAAGGGCTGGAGCTGGAAGACGTCTACCGCCACCTGTAG
- the hisG gene encoding ATP phosphoribosyltransferase, with translation MYKIAVPNKGALSEGAVEILNDAGYRCRRYGRELVVRDAEHEVEFIFLRPRDIAVYVGSGIIHAGITGRDLAMDSRAEVVEKMSLNFGRSRFCYAVPAEKDLTPEQFGGLRVATSYPAVVEDDLKKRGVEAEIVRLDGAVEISIQLGVADVIADVVESGRTLYEAGLKIVGEPIMHSEAVVIAQQGAEEEPELKSLLQRVSGILVARSYVLMTYLVPRDNLEAACKVTPGVKSPTIAPVSEDGWVSVSAMVKSKGINRIIDELEALNAKGVIASAIKTCRL, from the coding sequence ATGTACAAGATCGCTGTACCCAACAAGGGTGCCCTTTCCGAGGGTGCCGTCGAGATCCTCAACGACGCCGGTTACCGCTGCAGGCGGTATGGCCGGGAGCTGGTGGTGCGCGACGCGGAACACGAAGTGGAATTCATCTTCCTCCGCCCGCGTGACATCGCCGTATATGTGGGCTCGGGCATCATCCATGCAGGTATCACGGGGCGCGATCTGGCGATGGACAGCCGGGCCGAAGTCGTCGAAAAGATGAGCCTCAACTTTGGCCGCTCCCGCTTCTGCTACGCCGTGCCGGCGGAAAAGGACCTCACGCCCGAGCAGTTCGGCGGCCTGCGCGTCGCCACCAGCTACCCCGCCGTGGTCGAAGACGACCTGAAGAAGCGCGGCGTGGAAGCCGAGATCGTCCGCCTCGACGGCGCGGTGGAAATCTCCATCCAGCTGGGCGTGGCCGATGTGATTGCCGACGTGGTCGAGAGCGGTCGCACGCTCTACGAAGCCGGTCTCAAGATCGTGGGCGAGCCCATCATGCACAGCGAGGCCGTCGTCATCGCCCAACAGGGCGCGGAAGAAGAGCCGGAGCTGAAGTCGCTGTTGCAGCGCGTCAGCGGCATTCTCGTGGCCCGCAGCTACGTGCTGATGACCTACCTCGTGCCCCGCGACAACCTCGAAGCCGCCTGCAAGGTGACGCCGGGCGTCAAGTCGCCCACCATCGCCCCCGTCAGCGAAGACGGGTGGGTGAGCGTCTCCGCCATGGTCAAGAGCAAGGGCATCAACCGCATCATCGACGAGCTCGAAGCGCTCAACGCCAAGGGCGTCATCGCCAGCGCCATCAAGACCTGCCGCCTCTAG